The proteins below are encoded in one region of Buttiauxella gaviniae:
- a CDS encoding YfhL family 4Fe-4S dicluster ferredoxin — MALLITKKCINCDMCEPECPNEAITMGDSIYEINTDRCTECIGHYETPTCQKVCPIPNTIIKDPARAENEEQLWDKFVQLHHADKL, encoded by the coding sequence ATGGCACTGCTCATCACTAAAAAATGTATTAACTGCGATATGTGCGAGCCGGAGTGCCCGAACGAAGCCATTACCATGGGCGATAGCATTTATGAGATCAATACCGATCGCTGCACCGAATGTATTGGTCACTACGAAACGCCAACCTGCCAGAAAGTTTGCCCGATCCCTAATACCATCATTAAAGATCCTGCGCGCGCTGAAAACGAAGAGCAACTTTGGGATAAGTTTGTCCAGTTACATCACGCCGACAAACTTTAG
- the acpS gene encoding holo-ACP synthase, whose amino-acid sequence MAILGLGTDIVEIARIESVISRSGDRLAKRVLSANEWLQYQAHQQPVRFLAKRFAVKEAAAKAFGTGIRNGLAFNQFEVFNDPLGKPQLRFWEEALRLSERMGVRSVHVTLADERHYACATVIIEN is encoded by the coding sequence ATGGCGATTCTCGGCCTTGGCACTGATATCGTTGAGATAGCGCGTATTGAAAGCGTTATCTCGCGTTCGGGCGACCGACTGGCAAAGCGGGTGCTGAGTGCCAACGAATGGCTGCAATACCAGGCGCACCAGCAACCGGTGCGCTTTCTGGCTAAACGTTTTGCGGTAAAAGAAGCGGCGGCTAAGGCCTTCGGTACCGGGATTCGTAACGGCCTGGCGTTTAATCAGTTTGAAGTGTTTAACGATCCATTAGGCAAACCGCAGCTACGTTTTTGGGAAGAAGCGCTGCGGCTTTCGGAAAGAATGGGCGTGCGTTCAGTGCATGTTACGCTAGCCGATGAACGGCACTATGCCTGTGCAACGGTCATTATAGAAAACTAA
- the pdxJ gene encoding pyridoxine 5'-phosphate synthase, protein MAELLLGVNIDHIATLRNARGTAYPDPVQAAFICEQAGADGITVHLREDRRHITDRDVRILRQTLDTRMNLEMAVTEEMIGIACETKPHFCCLVPEKRQEVTTEGGLDVAGQLDKMRDACKRLADAGIMVSLFIDADHAQIDAAVAVGAPYIEIHTGCYADAEDEATQAKELARIAEAATYAAGKGLKVNAGHGLTYHNVKAIARLPEMHELNIGHAIIGRAVMSGLKEAVAEMKRLMLEARS, encoded by the coding sequence ATGGCTGAATTACTGTTAGGCGTAAATATCGATCACATCGCAACTTTGCGTAACGCGCGCGGCACGGCATATCCTGATCCTGTCCAGGCTGCGTTTATCTGCGAGCAGGCGGGTGCCGATGGTATTACGGTTCACCTGCGTGAAGATCGTCGCCATATCACCGATCGCGATGTGCGCATTCTGCGCCAGACCCTCGACACACGCATGAATCTGGAAATGGCCGTCACCGAAGAGATGATTGGCATTGCCTGCGAAACCAAACCGCATTTCTGTTGCCTGGTGCCGGAAAAACGCCAGGAAGTGACCACCGAAGGCGGTCTGGACGTGGCGGGCCAACTGGATAAAATGCGCGATGCCTGCAAACGCCTCGCGGATGCCGGAATTATGGTTTCCCTGTTTATTGACGCAGACCATGCGCAAATTGATGCGGCCGTAGCCGTGGGCGCGCCGTATATCGAAATTCACACTGGCTGTTACGCTGATGCCGAAGACGAAGCGACTCAGGCAAAAGAGTTGGCGCGTATTGCAGAAGCCGCCACTTACGCTGCTGGAAAAGGCCTGAAGGTTAACGCCGGTCACGGTCTGACTTACCACAACGTTAAAGCTATCGCCCGCCTGCCAGAAATGCATGAGCTGAATATCGGCCACGCTATTATTGGTCGTGCGGTGATGAGCGGTTTGAAAGAGGCGGTAGCTGAGATGAAACGCCTGATGCTGGAAGCCCGCAGCTAA
- the recO gene encoding DNA repair protein RecO — translation MEGWQRAFVLHSRPWSETSLLLDLFSEESGRVRLIAKGARSRRSNLKGTLQPFTPLLVRWGGRGEVKTLRSAEAVSLALPLSGITLYSGLYVNELVSRVLEDETRFSELFFDYLHCIQALAGTSGSPEPALRRFELALLGHLGYGVDFLHCAGSGEEVSDTMTYRYREEKGFIASLVVDNRSFTGHELKALANREFPDIATLRAAKRFTRMALKPYLGGKPLKSRELFRQFVPKKAPLKSSEDPQ, via the coding sequence ATGGAAGGCTGGCAACGGGCGTTTGTCCTGCATAGTCGCCCCTGGAGTGAAACCAGCCTTCTGCTTGACCTCTTTTCTGAAGAATCTGGGCGCGTTCGCTTAATTGCGAAAGGCGCTCGCTCTCGCCGCTCTAATCTCAAAGGGACTCTACAACCCTTTACCCCTTTGCTGGTTCGTTGGGGCGGGCGTGGTGAAGTGAAAACACTGCGTAGCGCCGAAGCTGTTTCACTGGCACTTCCTCTGAGTGGTATCACGCTTTACAGCGGCCTGTACGTGAATGAACTGGTTTCACGCGTACTGGAAGATGAAACACGCTTCTCAGAACTTTTCTTCGATTATCTCCACTGTATTCAGGCCCTCGCGGGAACCAGCGGCTCACCGGAACCGGCGCTGCGCCGTTTTGAACTCGCGCTGCTTGGTCACCTTGGCTACGGAGTGGATTTCCTGCACTGCGCCGGGAGCGGAGAAGAAGTCAGCGACACCATGACCTACCGCTATCGTGAAGAAAAAGGCTTTATCGCAAGCCTTGTCGTCGATAACCGCAGTTTCACCGGCCACGAATTAAAAGCGCTCGCCAATCGCGAATTCCCTGATATCGCAACGCTGCGTGCGGCTAAACGCTTCACGCGAATGGCTTTGAAGCCTTATTTAGGCGGCAAACCGCTTAAAAGCCGTGAGTTATTTCGTCAGTTCGTGCCCAAAAAAGCACCACTCAAATCATCTGAAGACCCGCAATAA
- the era gene encoding GTPase Era has translation MSEEQTFCGFVAIVGRPNVGKSTLLNQLLGQKISITSRKAQTTRHRIMGIHTEGPYQAIYVDTPGLHMEEKRAINRLMNKAASSSIGDVELVIFVVEGTKWTADDEMVLNKLRDARAPVILAVNKVDNVQDKGVLLPHLQFLGSQMNFLDIVPISAENGMNVDTIASIVRKRLPEAIHHFPEEYITDRSQRFMASEIIREKLMRFLGAELPYSVTVEIEQFVSNARGGFDINGLILVEREGQKKMVIGNKGAKIKTIGIEARKDMEEMFEAKIHLELWVKVKSGWADDERALRSLGYTDDLK, from the coding sequence ATGAGCGAAGAACAAACCTTTTGCGGATTCGTGGCCATCGTTGGTCGCCCGAATGTCGGCAAATCCACGCTGCTAAACCAGTTGCTTGGGCAAAAAATCTCTATCACTTCCCGTAAAGCGCAGACAACCCGTCACCGCATTATGGGTATCCATACTGAAGGTCCGTATCAGGCGATTTACGTCGATACCCCAGGGCTGCATATGGAAGAAAAGCGCGCCATCAACCGCCTGATGAACAAAGCTGCCAGCAGCTCTATCGGCGATGTGGAACTGGTTATCTTTGTTGTTGAAGGGACGAAATGGACCGCAGACGACGAGATGGTGCTGAACAAACTGCGTGATGCACGCGCGCCCGTTATTTTGGCTGTGAATAAAGTCGATAACGTACAGGACAAAGGCGTCCTGCTACCGCATCTGCAATTCCTCGGCAGCCAGATGAACTTCCTCGACATCGTACCTATCTCTGCTGAAAACGGCATGAATGTGGACACCATCGCCAGTATCGTGCGTAAACGTCTGCCGGAAGCGATTCATCACTTCCCGGAAGAGTACATCACGGACCGCTCGCAGCGTTTCATGGCCTCAGAAATCATTCGTGAAAAACTGATGCGTTTCCTGGGCGCGGAGTTGCCATATTCCGTCACCGTTGAAATCGAACAGTTCGTGTCAAACGCCCGTGGCGGTTTCGACATCAACGGTTTGATTCTGGTTGAGCGCGAAGGCCAGAAGAAGATGGTGATTGGCAACAAAGGGGCCAAAATCAAAACCATCGGTATTGAAGCGCGTAAAGACATGGAAGAGATGTTCGAAGCCAAAATTCACCTGGAGCTATGGGTGAAGGTGAAATCCGGTTGGGCAGATGACGAACGCGCCCTGCGCAGCCTTGGTTACACCGACGATCTGAAATAA
- the rnc gene encoding ribonuclease III, with amino-acid sequence MNPIVINRLQRKLGYTFVHQDLLQQALTHRSASSKHNERLEFLGDSILSYVIANALYHRFPRVDEGDMSRMRATLVRGNTLAEIAREFELGECLRLGPGELKSGGFRRESILADTVEALIGGVFLDSDIQNVERLILSWYQSRLDEISPGDKQKDPKTRLQEYLQGRHLPLPSYLVVQVRGEAHDQEFTIHCQVSGLPEPVIGTGSSRRKAEQAAAEQALIKLELE; translated from the coding sequence ATGAACCCCATCGTAATTAATAGGCTGCAGCGTAAGCTGGGCTACACTTTTGTACATCAGGATCTGTTGCAACAGGCATTAACGCACCGCAGTGCCAGCAGCAAGCACAATGAGCGCCTTGAATTTCTGGGTGACTCCATTCTTAGCTACGTTATTGCAAATGCGCTTTACCATCGTTTCCCTCGGGTAGACGAAGGTGATATGAGCCGTATGCGTGCAACGTTGGTACGCGGAAATACGCTGGCAGAGATTGCTCGCGAATTTGAATTAGGTGAATGCCTGCGCCTTGGGCCAGGTGAGCTGAAAAGTGGTGGTTTCCGCCGCGAATCTATTCTGGCCGATACCGTCGAAGCCTTAATTGGTGGTGTTTTCCTCGACAGCGATATCCAGAATGTTGAGCGTTTAATTCTTTCCTGGTATCAATCTCGTCTGGATGAAATTAGCCCAGGCGATAAGCAAAAAGACCCTAAGACGCGCCTGCAAGAGTATTTGCAGGGTCGCCACTTGCCGCTGCCATCTTATCTGGTGGTGCAGGTCCGTGGTGAAGCGCACGATCAGGAATTTACCATTCACTGTCAGGTGAGTGGCCTGCCTGAGCCGGTTATTGGTACCGGTTCAAGCCGCCGTAAAGCGGAACAGGCTGCAGCTGAGCAGGCGCTTATCAAGCTGGAGCTGGAATAA
- the lepB gene encoding signal peptidase I produces MANMFALILVIATLVTGLLWCIDKFIFAPKRREKQAAAQAATGDALDSHTLKKVAPKPGWLETGASVFPVLAIVLIVRSFIYEPFQIPSGSMMPTLLIGDFILVEKFAYGIKDPIYQNTLIETGHPKRGDIVVFKYPQDPRLDYIKRAVGLPGDRVSYDPVAKEVTIQPNCSSGQACDNALPITYSNVEPSDFVQTFARRNGSEANSGFFQLPLNQTKEDGIRLSERKETLGDVTHRILTVPIAQDQLGMYYQQPGQQLATWIVPPGHYFMMGDNRDNSADSRYWGFVPEANLVGKATAIWMSFEKQEGEWPTGVRLSRIGGIH; encoded by the coding sequence ATGGCGAATATGTTTGCGCTAATCCTCGTGATAGCGACGCTGGTAACGGGCCTTTTATGGTGTATCGATAAATTTATCTTTGCGCCAAAGCGTCGGGAAAAACAGGCGGCAGCGCAGGCTGCCACTGGCGATGCGCTTGATAGTCATACGCTAAAGAAAGTCGCACCGAAGCCAGGTTGGTTAGAAACGGGGGCATCCGTATTCCCTGTGCTCGCTATTGTTTTAATTGTGCGTTCGTTTATTTATGAGCCGTTCCAAATCCCATCAGGGTCGATGATGCCAACGCTATTAATTGGCGATTTTATCCTGGTGGAGAAATTTGCTTACGGCATCAAAGATCCGATTTACCAGAATACGCTCATTGAAACAGGTCATCCAAAACGTGGTGATATCGTGGTGTTTAAATACCCGCAAGACCCGCGACTGGATTACATCAAGCGTGCTGTTGGTTTACCGGGCGATCGCGTCAGTTACGATCCTGTCGCGAAAGAAGTAACGATCCAGCCAAACTGCAGTTCCGGTCAAGCCTGCGATAACGCGCTGCCAATTACATACAGCAACGTTGAGCCAAGCGATTTTGTGCAGACTTTTGCCCGTCGTAACGGCAGTGAAGCAAATTCTGGTTTCTTCCAGTTGCCGCTGAACCAAACCAAAGAAGACGGTATCCGTCTGTCTGAGCGTAAAGAGACGCTGGGCGACGTGACTCACCGTATTCTGACTGTGCCCATTGCTCAAGACCAACTGGGGATGTACTACCAGCAGCCAGGGCAACAACTGGCGACCTGGATTGTGCCGCCGGGCCATTATTTTATGATGGGTGATAACCGCGATAACAGCGCCGATAGCCGTTATTGGGGCTTTGTTCCTGAGGCAAATCTGGTCGGCAAAGCCACCGCAATCTGGATGAGTTTTGAGAAACAAGAGGGTGAATGGCCGACAGGTGTCCGTTTAAGCCGTATTGGCGGAATTCATTGA
- the lepA gene encoding translation elongation factor 4 yields the protein MKNIRNFSIIAHIDHGKSTLSDRIIQICGGLSDREMEAQVLDSMDLERERGITIKAQSVTLDYKASDGETYHLNFIDTPGHVDFSYEVSRSLAACEGALLVVDAGQGVEAQTLANCYTAMEMDLEVVPVLNKIDLPAADPERAAQEIEDIVGIDATDAVRCSAKTGLGVTDVLERLVRDIPGPQGDPDAPLQALIIDSWFDNYLGVVSLVRIKNGTMKKGDKIKVMSTGQVYNADRLGIFTPKRVDRDVLGCGEVGWLVCAIKDILGAPVGDTLTLSRNPAEKALPGFKKVKPQVYAGLFPVSSDDYENFRDALGKLSLNDASLFYEPESSTALGFGFRCGFLGLLHMEIIQERLEREYDLDLITTAPTVVYEVETTNGEVIYVDSPSKLPALNNIAELREPIAECHMLMPQEYLGSVITLCIEKRGVQTNMVYHGNQVALTYEIPMAEVVLDFFDRLKSTSRGYASLDYNFKRFQASDMVRVDVLINGDRVDALALITHRGNSQFRGRQLVEKMQELIPRQQFDIAIQAAIGAHIIARSTVKQLRKNVLAKCYGGDVSRKKKLLQKQKDGKKRMKQVGNVELPQEAFLAILHVGKDSK from the coding sequence ATGAAGAATATACGTAACTTTTCTATTATTGCCCACATCGACCACGGCAAATCGACGCTGTCTGACCGTATTATCCAAATTTGCGGTGGCCTGTCGGATCGTGAAATGGAGGCTCAGGTCCTCGATTCCATGGATCTGGAGCGCGAGCGCGGAATTACTATCAAAGCGCAGAGCGTTACGTTGGATTACAAAGCAAGTGATGGTGAAACCTATCACTTGAACTTCATTGACACCCCAGGTCACGTTGACTTCTCTTATGAAGTTTCTCGTTCTCTTGCGGCTTGTGAAGGCGCATTGCTGGTGGTGGATGCCGGTCAGGGCGTAGAAGCTCAGACCCTGGCAAACTGCTACACCGCGATGGAAATGGATCTGGAAGTTGTTCCCGTTCTGAACAAAATTGACCTGCCAGCAGCCGACCCTGAACGCGCTGCGCAAGAAATCGAAGATATCGTTGGTATCGATGCGACTGATGCTGTGCGTTGCTCGGCAAAAACTGGCTTGGGTGTAACGGATGTTCTTGAGCGTTTAGTGCGCGATATTCCGGGGCCACAAGGCGATCCGGACGCACCACTGCAGGCGCTGATCATCGACTCCTGGTTCGATAACTATCTTGGCGTTGTCTCTCTGGTACGTATTAAAAACGGCACCATGAAAAAAGGCGACAAAATCAAGGTGATGAGTACCGGTCAGGTATACAACGCCGACCGTCTGGGTATCTTCACACCAAAACGTGTCGATCGTGATGTTCTGGGCTGCGGCGAAGTGGGCTGGTTAGTCTGTGCGATCAAAGACATTCTTGGCGCACCGGTCGGCGATACCTTGACCCTTTCCCGTAATCCGGCAGAAAAAGCGCTGCCAGGCTTCAAAAAAGTGAAGCCGCAGGTTTATGCCGGGCTGTTCCCGGTAAGCTCTGACGATTACGAAAACTTCCGTGATGCGCTGGGCAAACTGAGCCTGAATGATGCTTCCCTGTTCTACGAACCAGAAAGCTCCACCGCGTTGGGCTTCGGTTTCCGCTGTGGCTTCCTCGGCCTGCTGCACATGGAAATCATTCAGGAACGTCTGGAACGTGAATACGATCTTGACCTGATCACCACTGCGCCAACGGTAGTTTACGAAGTAGAAACCACCAACGGCGAAGTTATCTACGTCGATAGCCCGTCCAAACTGCCTGCGCTGAACAACATTGCTGAATTGCGTGAGCCGATTGCTGAGTGTCACATGCTGATGCCGCAGGAATACCTGGGTAGCGTAATCACGCTGTGTATCGAGAAACGTGGCGTGCAGACCAACATGGTTTACCACGGTAACCAGGTCGCACTGACCTATGAAATTCCAATGGCTGAAGTGGTGCTCGACTTCTTTGACCGTCTGAAATCAACGTCCCGTGGTTATGCTTCCTTGGACTACAACTTCAAACGCTTCCAGGCTTCTGACATGGTGCGCGTTGACGTTCTGATTAACGGCGATCGTGTTGATGCCCTCGCGCTGATCACTCACCGTGGCAACTCGCAGTTCCGTGGCCGTCAGTTGGTCGAGAAGATGCAAGAGCTCATCCCACGTCAGCAATTCGACATCGCGATTCAGGCGGCAATCGGCGCACATATTATTGCGCGTTCAACCGTTAAACAGCTGCGTAAAAACGTCCTGGCGAAATGCTACGGCGGTGACGTAAGCCGTAAGAAAAAGCTGTTACAGAAACAGAAAGACGGTAAGAAGCGTATGAAGCAAGTCGGTAACGTCGAACTGCCTCAGGAAGCGTTCCTCGCCATTCTGCATGTCGGCAAAGACAGCAAATAA
- the rseC gene encoding SoxR-reducing system protein RseC produces the protein MIKEWATVVSWHKGEALVSCDVKTSCNSCASRAGCGTRILNKLGPQNSHTLTVPCDTPLVVGQKVELGIAEGSLIGSALLVYMSPLVGLFLVSALFQALFGTNLAAFCGAVLGGVGGFLIARGFSLKLSRRENWQPVILSVALPPDAIRVETTTSADSQ, from the coding sequence ATGATCAAGGAGTGGGCAACCGTCGTCTCCTGGCACAAAGGCGAAGCATTGGTGAGCTGCGACGTAAAAACGTCCTGTAACAGCTGCGCTTCGCGTGCGGGCTGCGGTACTCGAATTCTTAATAAACTTGGCCCGCAAAACAGCCATACCCTAACGGTTCCTTGTGACACACCGCTGGTTGTCGGGCAAAAAGTTGAATTGGGTATCGCTGAAGGTAGCCTGATTGGCTCTGCGCTATTAGTGTATATGTCGCCGCTGGTGGGGCTGTTTCTAGTTTCTGCACTTTTCCAGGCGCTGTTTGGAACCAATCTTGCTGCGTTCTGCGGGGCGGTATTGGGTGGTGTCGGCGGTTTTCTTATCGCGCGCGGATTCTCATTAAAGCTTAGTCGCCGTGAAAACTGGCAACCTGTTATTCTTAGCGTCGCACTGCCTCCTGACGCAATCAGAGTCGAAACCACAACTTCAGCGGATAGCCAGTGA
- the rseB gene encoding sigma-E factor regulatory protein RseB, translated as MKQLWYALSLMTSSLLFSSHASADTVSSGALLQQMNQASQSLNYELAFISINKQGIESLRYRHARLDNRPLAQLLQMDGPRREVVQRGSEISYFEPGLEPFTLTGDYIVDSLPSIVYTDFKRLTPYYDFISVGRTRIADRLCEVIRVVARDGTRYSYMVWMDSESKLPLRVDLLDRDGETLEQFRVISFNVSKEANGMMQSLAKANLPPLLSVPGAEKVNFAWAPTWLPQGFSEVSSSRRPLPTVDVPIESRLYSDGLFSFSVNISRAASNSTDQILRTGRRTVSSEIRDKTEITIVGELPPQTAKRIADSIKFRTAQ; from the coding sequence ATGAAGCAACTTTGGTATGCCCTGTCTCTTATGACAAGCAGCCTGTTGTTCAGCTCACATGCCTCGGCGGACACTGTTTCGTCCGGGGCATTGTTGCAGCAAATGAACCAGGCGAGTCAGTCACTCAATTATGAGTTGGCATTTATCAGCATCAATAAGCAAGGCATAGAGTCGTTACGCTATCGCCATGCACGGCTTGATAATCGTCCGCTTGCTCAATTGCTTCAAATGGATGGCCCACGCCGAGAAGTGGTTCAGCGTGGCAGTGAAATCAGCTATTTTGAACCTGGGCTTGAGCCATTTACGCTCACCGGGGATTACATCGTTGATTCGCTACCGTCAATTGTCTATACAGACTTCAAACGTCTTACGCCTTATTACGACTTTATTTCTGTCGGGCGTACCCGTATCGCCGACAGGCTCTGCGAAGTTATTCGCGTCGTAGCGCGAGACGGCACACGCTACAGCTATATGGTCTGGATGGATTCCGAGTCTAAGCTACCTTTACGGGTTGATTTGCTGGATCGTGACGGCGAAACGCTGGAGCAGTTCCGCGTAATCTCTTTCAACGTGAGCAAAGAAGCTAACGGCATGATGCAGAGTTTAGCAAAAGCGAATCTTCCGCCGCTGCTGTCTGTCCCCGGTGCGGAAAAAGTTAATTTTGCCTGGGCGCCAACCTGGCTTCCGCAAGGTTTTAGTGAAGTTTCGAGCAGCCGTCGTCCGTTGCCGACCGTCGATGTTCCGATTGAATCACGCCTCTATTCCGATGGCTTGTTTAGCTTCTCTGTAAACATTAGCCGTGCCGCGAGCAACAGCACTGATCAAATTCTTCGCACCGGCCGCCGCACCGTAAGCTCTGAAATCCGTGATAAAACAGAAATTACGATTGTCGGTGAACTCCCGCCACAGACAGCAAAGCGTATTGCTGACAGCATTAAATTCAGGACTGCACAATGA
- the rseA gene encoding anti-sigma-E factor RseA: MQKEKLSALMDGETLDSELLSVLSRDKSLQQSWESYHLIRDTMRGDTSEILHFDIAANVMAAIENEPVRHVTPLITEQQPEPQQWQKMSFWKKVRPWASQLTQVGVAACVSLAVIVGVQHYNGQSDNPAQPEAPVFNTLPMMGKASPVSLGVPSDSTASTGQQQVQEQRRRINAMLQDYELQRRLHAEQLQFEQAQTQQAAVQVPGNQTLGTQSQ, translated from the coding sequence ATGCAGAAAGAAAAGCTTTCCGCTTTAATGGATGGGGAAACTCTGGATAGCGAGCTGCTGAGTGTCTTGTCACGAGACAAATCATTGCAGCAAAGCTGGGAGAGCTACCACCTAATCCGCGATACTATGCGCGGCGATACCAGTGAAATACTGCATTTTGATATTGCCGCCAATGTTATGGCTGCGATCGAAAATGAGCCAGTGCGTCATGTCACGCCACTTATCACTGAACAGCAACCTGAACCTCAGCAATGGCAGAAAATGTCATTCTGGAAAAAGGTACGTCCGTGGGCCAGCCAACTTACCCAGGTAGGTGTAGCAGCCTGTGTATCGCTTGCGGTAATTGTCGGTGTGCAGCACTATAATGGCCAGTCTGACAACCCTGCTCAACCTGAAGCACCCGTATTTAACACCTTACCTATGATGGGTAAGGCGAGCCCAGTGAGCTTGGGTGTGCCGTCTGACTCTACAGCCAGCACCGGTCAGCAGCAGGTACAGGAACAGCGTCGACGTATCAATGCGATGCTGCAAGATTACGAATTGCAGCGCCGTTTACACGCCGAGCAACTCCAGTTTGAACAGGCACAAACCCAGCAAGCCGCTGTGCAAGTGCCAGGAAACCAAACTTTAGGAACTCAATCGCAGTAA
- the rpoE gene encoding RNA polymerase sigma factor RpoE has product MSEQLTDQVLVERVQKGDQKSFNLLVVRYQHKVASLVSRYVPSGDVPDVVQESFIKAYRALDSFRGDSAFYTWLYRIAVNTAKNYLVAQGRRPPSSDVDAIDAENYESGSALKEISNPENLMLSEELRQIVFRTIESLPEDLRMAITLRELDGLSYEEIAAIMDCPVGTVRSRIFRAREAIDNKVQPLIRR; this is encoded by the coding sequence ATGAGCGAGCAGTTAACGGATCAAGTCCTCGTCGAACGGGTCCAGAAGGGAGATCAGAAGTCATTCAATTTGCTGGTGGTGCGCTATCAGCACAAAGTGGCGAGTCTGGTTTCCCGCTATGTACCTTCAGGGGATGTCCCTGACGTGGTGCAGGAGTCTTTCATTAAAGCTTATCGTGCACTGGATTCATTCCGTGGCGATAGCGCGTTTTATACATGGTTGTATCGCATCGCGGTCAACACGGCAAAAAATTATCTGGTTGCTCAGGGTCGTCGTCCTCCATCAAGTGATGTGGACGCAATTGATGCGGAAAACTACGAAAGTGGCAGTGCATTAAAAGAAATTTCGAACCCTGAGAACTTAATGTTGTCTGAAGAACTGAGACAAATAGTTTTCCGTACTATTGAGTCACTCCCGGAAGATTTACGCATGGCAATTACGTTGCGGGAGCTGGATGGTTTGAGCTATGAAGAAATAGCCGCCATCATGGATTGCCCAGTAGGGACTGTACGTTCTCGTATTTTCCGTGCGCGGGAAGCTATTGATAATAAAGTTCAACCGCTTATCAGGCGTTGA